A region of Micropterus dolomieu isolate WLL.071019.BEF.003 ecotype Adirondacks linkage group LG01, ASM2129224v1, whole genome shotgun sequence DNA encodes the following proteins:
- the LOC123970640 gene encoding nuclear factor 7, brain-like, protein MYKLLGTSPALPPSNVAARRLGCTPVPSYNQRERRSRYKEQKAGRLGVESGECRRHGELGETTVQQAISLNLVEIKQSVGLSEEDADREKAEGVQVFTSLKEFERGLKELIDTIEEKQRTTEQQAEGFIKELEQEISELIKRRTEVEQLSRSEDHLHLLQSVQCLNIHPPPTKDWTKISVHPPSYEGTVVRAVAQQTEKITNQMQKLLTVTELKRVQQYAVDVTLDPDTAHPKLILSDDGKQVYDSDVKKNLPDNPKRFFGCICVLGKQSFSSGRFYFEVQVKGKTDWDLGVARESINRKGDIKLSPMKGYWTIWLRNGNQYSALADPSVRLSLKSRPQKVGVFVDYEEGLVSFYDVDAAALIYSFTGCCFTDKLLPYVGPCNNDGGKNSAPLIISPVRVN, encoded by the exons ATGTATAAACTGCTGGGAACAA GTCCTGCCCTTCCCCCCTCTAATGTTGCAGCCAGGAGGCTAGGGTGCACACCTGTCCCCAGTTACAATCAGCGGGAGCGCAGGAGCCGGTATAAGGAGCAGAAAGCAGGCAGACTGGGTGTGGAGAGTGGGGAGTGCAGACGGCATGGTGAGCTGGGTGAAACGACAGTGCAGCAAGCGATAAGTCTGAACCTTGTG GAGATCAAACAGTCGGTTGGCCTCAGTGAGGaagatgcagacagagagaaagcagaaGGTGTTCAGGTCTTCACTTCTCTGAAGGAGTTTGAGAGAGGCCTGAAGGAGCTCATCGACACCATCGAAGAGAAGCAGAGAACAACAGAGCAACAGGCTGAAGGCTTCATCaaagagctggaacaggaaATCTCTGAGCTGATCAAGAGAAGGACTGAGGTGGAGCAGCTCTCACGCTCTGAAGACCACCTCCATCTTCTCCAGAGTGTCCAGTGCCTGAACATCCACCCTCCACCCACCAAGGACTGGACCAAGATCAGCGTCCATCCACCTTCATATGAGGGGACTGTGGTGAGAGCTGTGGCTCAGCAGACGGAGAAAATCACTAACCAGATGCAGAAGCTGCTCACCGTAACTGAGCTGAAGAGGGTCCAGCAGTATGCAGTGGATGTGACTCTTGATCCTGATACAGCACATCCTAAACTCATCCTGTCTGATGATGGGAAACAAGTGTATGATAGTGATGTGAAGAAGAATCTTCCAGACAATCCAAAGAGATTTTTTGGTTGTATCTGTGTTTTAGGAAAGCAGAGTTTCTCTTCAGGCAGATTTTACTTTGAGGTTCAGGTTAAAGGAAAGACTGACTGGGATCTAGGTGTGGCCAGAGAGTCGATCAACAGGAAAGGAGACATTAAACTAAGCCCTATGAAGGGTTACTGGACTATTTGGTTGAGAAATGGAAATCAGTACAGTGCTCTTGCTGACCCTTCAGTCCGTCTCTCTCTGAAGTCTCGGCCACAGAAGGTGGGGGTGTTTGTGGATTATGAGGAGGGTCTGGTCTCCTTTTATGACGTAGATGCTGCAGCTCTTATCTACTCCTTTACTGGCTGCTGCTTCACTGACAAACTCTTACCATACGTCGGTCCCTGTAATAATGATGGTGGTAAAAACTCTGCCCCTCTGATCATCTCTCCTGTCAGAGTAAACTAA